The sequence AAtgcaatatataaaagaggatAAAATAACCTTCTTTTTAGATGTAAGATTAGAAGAATTCTTTGatctttaattataaatttacaaaacggaataagaaattaaaacattattttatatatcggtAATACAAGAGTATGACGCGATAAATAGAATACTCATAccatttactttcttttttttgaatgcATTGACATTGTTGGTATAGGTGTGGCATAGGTTTCTTGAGATATTCGGTTCATATAATAGAGCGCtatcatagaaaataaaaaacaggtTGTAGTAGCCACACGATGAACCAATCCTGATGCAATCAAGCTAATAATTAACGAGAAGATAactataacataaaataatacatttttctttatatatatatatatatatacacacatatatacatattatgtatccttgtaaaaatataaccTGAAAGTTAAACAAttttagattattaattaaaaaaggatataacTAACCTTcgggaaataatttttgttgaaaTGATTTCCCAAATACAGTGGTCTCCAGATTCCCTAATGctgttaatataaatataaatagtaacGATCCGATATAACCTCCAAGAATAATATGCAATTGCGAAGACGTTAACCAAGCTCTATACATTTGCATTCCAGAGAATAAAAGTACAGTTAAAATGGAAGACAATAAAAAGGATATTCCACTGGTAACAGCTAAAACAAATcaattcttattaatatctaatgcattgaaatggaagaaaaatcttttacaGGTTAAGATACGCCCCAACGAAAAATAACCTAGCTCTTAACTCGTATagtacgtaaaaataaaatttgttctttataaattaaaataatacaataaagtAGCTACGAtaataaacacatacacattttaaatatatatgattttatcaaaattatgatATGTTCGGCTTTGACATACGCCAAAAGATCCAATGACACGTTGCTTGTACTACGAAGGTAGTTAGTCAATGATTCCAAATATAATCTACGAAATAGTTCGTCAACGATTAGCGAAGTATCGATAAAAAGTTGTAATTGTCAACGTTATTAATCGAAATTAGAATTAAACAAACTCGTTGTCGTATAAACAATTAAATGAATTcgattgttataaaattattacttattacgaaattagaatttattagtaaattattatagtaCTGTGAATTGTTCGAATAAATGATTACGTTAAACGATATCGACAAAATTAACCAACAAAATGGACGATTAAGAGAGCTACGTAGATCTTCTCTGCTTGGTATCCAAAGGTAAAGTGACTTATTTACTCGAGAAATCTCAgacttttattattgtttatattacgGAATACCAATTACTCTTTGACTTTGAAATTCTTAGTTATTGAATTACTTCGGTAACAATAGTACTACGTATGTCTATTTGAAATGAATGGaggaatagaaatagaaaagtaaaatatatgaatgataaaataacgatataaatcattcctccgttaaaaaaaataatttgatacgataaaaatattggaGAGGAATTATAGCCAGCTTTCACATATAGGACAACCTTTATTACTTATAATGCCTTTTGCTAGTCACAATATAATACTacgaattattacaatatattattaatattataatagtttataataggtcataatatatatatatatataatatatatatgtgtatatatatatgtatatatatttataatattaatatacttatttatatatatatatatatatatatatatatatattaatatacttatatatatatatatatatatatatatatatatatatatatataccttgtATTACATAATacacgattctttttcttatcatttagcccttagcatatacatataatgtatgtatatagatatatatttatatatatcatcaggatggtataaataatattgtatttcatAAAAGCACTTCTTGTTgcttataatattatcgtttccatattgtttctctatctctgtcttttctttttttttttctttatttttaatgccGCTCactttctcctctcctcgcattttattttattttattttccttcttattcccattcatttaattttcttttctcatttgttTTCTGCACGTttccaataaaaattctttttatttttattttttttttcttattcctttttactGTCTATCGACACAATTCGCGCTTATACTATCATTcaggttttatttttttttttttttatattctcgtaATTCACTACCAAACGTAGACAAACCTACGATTTACCTGTTCCATTGCGTTTATTaatcatcatttttaatatgttcGTAACACGTTTcgttacttatttattttttttctcttttcaatccttttctgttcgttttttctttttttttgttttctttttttttttctttttctttgtttgtttcgttaattacatattaaacTTGCTGTTACGATACTTAGGTTCTTGCTGCCTGGTCCACTAACGTTCCTAGAAAAAATACTCTCCTCCTCGTCATTTTATCAACTATACTGAATGTATGTACTATTACAATGGATACTCAAATCCTTTGAATgtgttttcattttctttctttctttctttctttcttttttttttaatcttgtcTTCGTCACGCTCTAACTTTTCCGAGAAATTCTTTCCGAGAAGGATTGATaagatttgaaataaaagaaaaatcatttctctctttctctttctctctctttctctcgattccttttttattaacaaataaaagatatatttttcgtgcatttattttttcttatagaaaagatatatattcggAGACACTCACATACACGACATAcgcacacatgcacacacacacatggaGACATACATACACTGGTCACTTAAAACATGTGTTTAGAAAAgtaattcgattattatttgacGGCTTGAAATATCGAGagattttgttcgtttattttatctttttttttttttcttttttaaatttaatttttattgcaaatCTTAAATCCTTCGTTGTTTGCAATACGATTCATTTCTGTACAtcccttattttttatttatttatttattttgtttgtttgtttgtttgtttggttTTCAAAATCACGACGATTCATTCCATCGGAGGCCACgaataactcggctcctaacTAGCGagattttcgaaataattttcgattcgaGCTCGTAAATTGTctatttcaaatttcaattattttcattatttttaattaagagaacagaagaaaaaaagaaaagaaaaatgaatcgaaAATCGAAATTCTCGCAGGTTATATCGCATAAAAGAGATCGTATTGCCTCTAAACGGTTGCTAAGCTCACGTATTTCATTTtagttttacttttactttattttattttatttttttttttttagtttattttaatttattttactttattttactttatttattttccctAAACTCCAATCGTATTAATGtgcccttttttattttcattcagaTTTAATACAACGAAAAGccaaaaatcgaacgaaattgcCGTGCGTCTTTCGTTTACACACGTttacctcttttttctctggttttttttttttttttcttatactcttctccgttattattattaatattattattattaattttattattattattattattattattattattattattattattattattattatattttactttttttttcttgtttaaatatttttattatccttcgTGAAGATTTTTAAAACGTGCTTACGTACACAAAAACACTTTCATGATTGTTGCCGTTTCGCAGCCAAATTCATTAATgactttttccttgttttttttcttctttctctctctctctctctctctttcttttttcattgaatttcatttgacttaacaattaaaaaaaaaaaaaaaaagaaagaaaggaaaaaaaaatcacctTACGTAAATCTCAATTGGTAGTGTCTATATCTTTTGATTAGCCAACGTTACGCGGACGTAAAACTTTTGTTCGCGTtcattttttgtctctctttattttttcattcgttatcgacgtagaggggagagagatttaattacatttaattatatatatatatatacaaataaaaagaagtcaaacacacatgcatatacacaAACAAAATGTCATCAAATTGTTACTTAACCAATTGAGCGTTAAATATTGACTTTTGACAAAAGCTATGGGCGATCGAacaacatttctttttgtttctttttttaatgaattaattcattcaattattcactcttcttttctctttttgcttttatttctttcttcaaaaagATTCATCTGAAGAATTCGCTCTTGGATGAGGGAGAGGTGTCGAGATGTTAAAAGCGTACTTTTTGTCTTAtagaaacatacatatacatatcaatCGTCGTTTATGCGTTCGAcgataa is a genomic window of Vespula vulgaris chromosome 20, iyVesVulg1.1, whole genome shotgun sequence containing:
- the LOC127071058 gene encoding protein KRTCAP2 homolog, whose amino-acid sequence is MSVTSGISFLLSSILTVLLFSGMQMYRAWLTSSQLHIILGGYIGSLLFIFILTALGNLETTVFGKSFQQKLFPEVIFSLIISLIASGLVHRVATTTCFLFSMIALYYMNRISQETYATPIPTMSMHSKKRK